In Carya illinoinensis cultivar Pawnee chromosome 7, C.illinoinensisPawnee_v1, whole genome shotgun sequence, the following are encoded in one genomic region:
- the LOC122316671 gene encoding E3 ubiquitin protein ligase DRIP1-like isoform X1, whose amino-acid sequence MSIEVSMGCYIWFQNHSVRSTMQFCTIYDLTRMFVNEEGEFVTPQSHFGRMNNSNSVVCRKCIYEKLSDEEVDRCPECNIDLGILPVEKLRPDHNLQDIRAKIFPLKRRKVEAPEITTLPIKRKERSLSSLVVSTPKVPIQSGLTGRRTKAARKASVMRGCSFSIEEVAKKEDSAGDHPLSSSSLDSQFKTTRNKRQDYSGTESFNEQIPKEDTENDVELIEGKVDLWTPLNCLVEAANRTKTSKFNSSGLSLAKLEQPNHGTEVYMPETKARAESPSAPDSEVYMPRSKRNGHNAKVQDETNGTTSPPGPLKRRRLRAAGRKITAASRQLHSSSQVMLDVSGSKRNRRNSPIWFSLVASEDRKADVSLPQISACYIRIKDGKMPVSFIQKYLVKKLDLTSETEVEIMCRGQPVVPSSQLQNLVDLWFRTASTSKKVPASVGSSAKDFVMVLSYCRKVQTP is encoded by the exons ATGTCGATAGAGGTTTCCATGGGTTGTTACATATGGTTTCAAAACCATTCAGTAAGATCAACTATGCAATTTTGTACCATTTATGACCTGACCAGGATGTTTGTAAATGAAGAGGGGGAGTTTGTTACACCCCAATCCCACTTTGGCAGAATGAATAACTCAAATAGTGTGG TTTGCAGGAAGTGCATATATGAGAAGCTCTCAGATGAGGAGGTGGATCGTTGTCCTGAATGCAACATTGATCTGGGCATTCTTCCAGTGGAGAAACTCAG GCCAGACCACAATTTGCAAGATATAAGGGCCAAAATTTTCCCTCTGAAGAGAAGGAAAGTTGAGGCCCCTGAAATTACAACACTGCCAATTAAAAGGAAGGAGAGATCACTATCTTCATTGGTGGTCAGCACTCCCAAAGTGCCAATACAGAGTGGCTTGACTGGAAGGAGAACAAAAGCTGCAAGAAAAGCTTCTGTGATGCGAGGATGCAGTTTTTCCATTGAGGAAGTTGCCAAGAAAGAAGATTCTGCTGGTGATCATCCGTTGAGCTCCAGCTCACTTGATTCTCAATTTAAAACTACTCGAAATAAAAGGCAG GATTATTCAGGCACTGAATCTTTTAATGAGCAAATACCTAAGGAAGACACAGAGAATGATGTGGAGTTAATTGAAGGGAAAGTTGATCTGTGGACACCCTTGAACTGTCTTGTTGAAGCTGCGAACAGAACCAAAACCTCTAAGTTTAATTCATCGGGGCTGTCACTTGCCAAATTGGAGCAACCTAACCATGGTACTGAAGTATATATGCCTGAAACCAAAGCCAGAGCAGAATCACCTAGTGCTCCTGACAGTGAAGTATATATGCCTAGAAGCAAAAGAAATGGACACAATGCTAAAGTCCAGGATGAAACTAATGGAACGACCTCACCTCCAGGACCTTTAAAGCGTAGAAGGTTGCGTGCAGCAGGTCGTAAAATCACAGCTGCATCTAGGCAGCTGCACTCCTCGTCCCAAGTCATGCTAGATGTTTCAGGTTCTAAGCGCAACAGAAGAAATAGTCCAATTTGGTTCTCATTAGTTGCTTCAGAAGACAG GAAAGCAGATGTTTCCTTGCCACAGATATCTGCCTGTTACATAAGGATAAA GGATGGTAAAATGCCTGTTTCGTTTATCCAAAAGTATCTTGTGAAGAAACTTGATCTTACGAGTGAAACTGAG GTGGAGATAATGTGCCGAGGTCAGCCGGTGGTTCCATCATCGCAACTACAAAACTTGGTAGATCTGTGGTTTCGGACAGCATCAACATCAAAAAAAGTACCAGCATCTGTTGGTTCCTCTGCTAAGGACTTTGTGATGGTCCTGTCATATTGCCGGAAAGTCCAAACCCCTTGA
- the LOC122316671 gene encoding E3 ubiquitin protein ligase DRIP2-like isoform X2: protein MQLQFRERDFQIVGGEEMATQVVKVKRETLEACMTCLLCKKLLKEATTISLCLHTFCRKCIYEKLSDEEVDRCPECNIDLGILPVEKLRPDHNLQDIRAKIFPLKRRKVEAPEITTLPIKRKERSLSSLVVSTPKVPIQSGLTGRRTKAARKASVMRGCSFSIEEVAKKEDSAGDHPLSSSSLDSQFKTTRNKRQDYSGTESFNEQIPKEDTENDVELIEGKVDLWTPLNCLVEAANRTKTSKFNSSGLSLAKLEQPNHGTEVYMPETKARAESPSAPDSEVYMPRSKRNGHNAKVQDETNGTTSPPGPLKRRRLRAAGRKITAASRQLHSSSQVMLDVSGSKRNRRNSPIWFSLVASEDRKADVSLPQISACYIRIKDGKMPVSFIQKYLVKKLDLTSETEVEIMCRGQPVVPSSQLQNLVDLWFRTASTSKKVPASVGSSAKDFVMVLSYCRKVQTP from the exons ATGCAGTTgcagtttagagagagagattttcagatagtgggaggggaagagatggCAACTCAGGTTGTGAAAGTGAAAAGGGAGACCCTGGAGGCATGCATGACGTGCCTTCTTTGTAAGAAGCTCTTGAAGGAAGCTACAACGATATCTTTGTGCCTCCACACGT TTTGCAGGAAGTGCATATATGAGAAGCTCTCAGATGAGGAGGTGGATCGTTGTCCTGAATGCAACATTGATCTGGGCATTCTTCCAGTGGAGAAACTCAG GCCAGACCACAATTTGCAAGATATAAGGGCCAAAATTTTCCCTCTGAAGAGAAGGAAAGTTGAGGCCCCTGAAATTACAACACTGCCAATTAAAAGGAAGGAGAGATCACTATCTTCATTGGTGGTCAGCACTCCCAAAGTGCCAATACAGAGTGGCTTGACTGGAAGGAGAACAAAAGCTGCAAGAAAAGCTTCTGTGATGCGAGGATGCAGTTTTTCCATTGAGGAAGTTGCCAAGAAAGAAGATTCTGCTGGTGATCATCCGTTGAGCTCCAGCTCACTTGATTCTCAATTTAAAACTACTCGAAATAAAAGGCAG GATTATTCAGGCACTGAATCTTTTAATGAGCAAATACCTAAGGAAGACACAGAGAATGATGTGGAGTTAATTGAAGGGAAAGTTGATCTGTGGACACCCTTGAACTGTCTTGTTGAAGCTGCGAACAGAACCAAAACCTCTAAGTTTAATTCATCGGGGCTGTCACTTGCCAAATTGGAGCAACCTAACCATGGTACTGAAGTATATATGCCTGAAACCAAAGCCAGAGCAGAATCACCTAGTGCTCCTGACAGTGAAGTATATATGCCTAGAAGCAAAAGAAATGGACACAATGCTAAAGTCCAGGATGAAACTAATGGAACGACCTCACCTCCAGGACCTTTAAAGCGTAGAAGGTTGCGTGCAGCAGGTCGTAAAATCACAGCTGCATCTAGGCAGCTGCACTCCTCGTCCCAAGTCATGCTAGATGTTTCAGGTTCTAAGCGCAACAGAAGAAATAGTCCAATTTGGTTCTCATTAGTTGCTTCAGAAGACAG GAAAGCAGATGTTTCCTTGCCACAGATATCTGCCTGTTACATAAGGATAAA GGATGGTAAAATGCCTGTTTCGTTTATCCAAAAGTATCTTGTGAAGAAACTTGATCTTACGAGTGAAACTGAG GTGGAGATAATGTGCCGAGGTCAGCCGGTGGTTCCATCATCGCAACTACAAAACTTGGTAGATCTGTGGTTTCGGACAGCATCAACATCAAAAAAAGTACCAGCATCTGTTGGTTCCTCTGCTAAGGACTTTGTGATGGTCCTGTCATATTGCCGGAAAGTCCAAACCCCTTGA